One Acinetobacter pullicarnis genomic region harbors:
- the polA gene encoding DNA polymerase I codes for MPPFVLVDGSYFLFRAYHALPPLTTSTGLHTNAIRGAIAAIQKLMRRIQPTHMAVIFDTPEPTFRHKLSPIYKGDRPSMPEDLAEQIPYLHQLIRALGIPLHTLPGAEADDVIGTLAKRAEKAGYQVLISTGDKDMAQLVTDKVTLEDSFKDRPMNIDGVFEKFGVWPHQIIDYLTLMGDASDGIKGVPGVGAKTAAKLLNEYDSLQGILANVDSIKGKVGQSLKDNQENIKLDHQLASIVCDLDLTFGYDDLKIDNPNVEQLRSLYTELEFRNQLQSLDHPNNPNNASYKQTPSAPKTAAVAQAAATADSTEQATQSSVDDQLGQATYHTVLSQADWDNLFARLNSATRFAIDTETTNLDYRVAEMVGFSVAFDAADAYYVPLAHDYEGAPQQLDRDTVLAQIKPILENPAVEKIGHHLKYDAHILHNHGIQLQGWYFDTMLASYVFNAAATRHGMDDVARVYLSHLTTSFEQIAGKGVKQKSFNQIELEVAAHYAAEDAHVTYRLYQVLDAKLATIPELKHILHNIEMPVANVLTQMEENGIQLDLSFLDQLGLDFSKTISGLEDQIEVLAGERFNVSSPKQVGEVLFERLGLKGGKKTATGQYSTSESVLEKIDHPIVFSILEYRGLSKLKSTYTDGLQKQANPETHRVHTSYHQALTATGRLSSTDPNLQNIPVREEIGRQIRKAFVAPAGRLLLAADYSQIELRLMAHFSQDEALVHAFQNGQDVHRRTAAEVLSIPLEDVTQDQRRQAKAVNFGLLYGMSEFGLTRQLGFSRAESQNYIKQYFHRYPGIYEYMQRTRQVALEQSFVQTILGRRLYTPDIDARNMMVRKGAERAAINAPLQGSAAEIIKLAMIEVNKILPQDQAKLLLQVHDELVFEVDAAIADQLAIQIQQVMQDVVKISVPLLVEVGKGHNWDEAH; via the coding sequence ATGCCACCCTTTGTTTTGGTCGATGGGTCATATTTTTTATTTCGTGCTTATCATGCACTCCCCCCTTTAACCACTTCAACTGGCTTACACACCAATGCCATTCGTGGTGCCATTGCTGCAATCCAAAAACTCATGCGTCGGATTCAACCAACGCATATGGCTGTGATTTTTGACACGCCAGAACCCACCTTTCGCCATAAGCTTTCACCGATCTATAAAGGTGACCGCCCAAGCATGCCTGAAGACTTGGCAGAACAAATTCCCTATTTGCATCAACTGATTCGTGCACTTGGTATTCCATTACATACCTTGCCAGGTGCGGAAGCCGATGATGTGATTGGTACATTGGCGAAACGTGCTGAAAAAGCGGGTTATCAAGTCCTGATTTCGACTGGCGACAAAGACATGGCGCAGCTGGTCACCGACAAAGTCACCTTAGAGGACAGCTTCAAAGATCGCCCAATGAATATCGATGGCGTCTTTGAAAAGTTCGGGGTCTGGCCACATCAAATTATTGATTATTTAACCCTGATGGGCGATGCATCCGATGGCATCAAAGGCGTGCCAGGGGTTGGTGCTAAAACAGCCGCAAAACTCTTAAATGAATATGATTCCTTGCAAGGGATCTTGGCCAATGTCGACAGCATCAAAGGTAAAGTCGGTCAAAGCTTAAAAGATAATCAAGAAAATATAAAACTGGATCATCAATTGGCCAGTATTGTATGTGATCTCGATTTAACTTTTGGCTACGATGATCTTAAAATTGACAATCCAAATGTTGAACAGCTGCGCAGTCTCTATACCGAACTCGAGTTCCGTAACCAACTGCAATCCTTAGATCATCCAAACAATCCCAATAATGCCAGTTATAAACAAACACCAAGTGCGCCAAAAACTGCAGCAGTCGCACAAGCGGCAGCAACAGCAGATAGCACAGAACAAGCAACACAAAGCAGTGTCGATGATCAATTGGGACAAGCCACCTACCACACGGTACTTAGCCAAGCAGATTGGGACAACTTATTTGCACGCTTAAATAGTGCTACACGTTTTGCAATTGACACTGAAACCACCAATCTTGATTATCGTGTCGCGGAAATGGTCGGATTCTCGGTGGCTTTTGATGCAGCCGATGCCTATTACGTGCCATTGGCACACGACTACGAAGGTGCACCACAGCAACTTGATCGCGATACAGTGCTGGCGCAGATCAAACCCATTCTAGAAAATCCGGCAGTTGAAAAAATTGGACATCATCTCAAATATGATGCGCATATCTTGCACAACCATGGCATCCAGTTACAAGGCTGGTATTTCGATACCATGCTCGCCTCTTATGTATTCAATGCGGCAGCAACACGTCATGGCATGGATGATGTGGCTCGGGTTTATCTCAGCCATCTGACCACGTCTTTCGAACAAATTGCAGGTAAAGGCGTCAAGCAGAAAAGCTTTAATCAAATTGAGCTTGAGGTGGCCGCACATTATGCAGCAGAAGATGCACATGTGACCTATCGTCTTTATCAAGTCCTTGATGCAAAACTAGCAACGATTCCAGAGCTTAAACACATTTTGCACAACATCGAAATGCCAGTTGCCAATGTACTCACACAAATGGAAGAAAATGGGATTCAACTTGATCTTAGCTTCTTAGATCAACTGGGCCTCGATTTCTCTAAAACGATTTCAGGTTTAGAAGATCAAATCGAAGTTTTGGCCGGTGAACGTTTTAATGTTAGTTCCCCTAAACAAGTTGGAGAAGTTCTTTTTGAACGTCTTGGACTCAAAGGTGGCAAAAAAACGGCAACTGGACAATACAGCACCAGTGAAAGTGTTTTAGAAAAAATTGATCATCCAATTGTGTTTTCAATCTTGGAATATCGCGGATTATCTAAACTCAAAAGCACCTATACCGATGGCCTGCAAAAACAAGCCAATCCAGAAACACATCGCGTGCATACCAGTTACCACCAAGCGTTGACAGCAACGGGTCGTTTATCCTCCACCGATCCAAACCTGCAGAATATTCCTGTGCGTGAAGAAATTGGCAGACAAATTCGTAAAGCCTTTGTCGCACCAGCCGGTCGCCTCTTGCTTGCAGCGGATTACTCGCAAATTGAATTGCGTTTGATGGCGCATTTCTCTCAAGATGAAGCCCTCGTCCACGCCTTTCAAAATGGCCAAGATGTGCATCGCCGCACTGCAGCAGAAGTCTTGAGTATTCCACTCGAAGACGTCACTCAAGATCAGCGCCGTCAAGCCAAAGCGGTTAACTTCGGCCTGCTCTATGGTATGTCTGAATTTGGTTTAACCCGCCAGCTCGGCTTTAGCCGTGCAGAATCACAAAATTATATTAAGCAATATTTTCATCGTTATCCGGGCATCTATGAATATATGCAGCGCACACGTCAAGTTGCGTTAGAACAAAGTTTTGTTCAGACCATTTTAGGTCGTCGCCTATATACGCCAGATATTGATGCACGAAATATGATGGTGCGTAAAGGTGCTGAACGTGCTGCGATTAATGCACCGCTGCAAGGTAGTGCGGCTGAGATTATCAAATTAGCGATGATCGAGGTGAATAAAATCCTGCCGCAAGACCAAGCCAAATTGTTATTACAAGTACATGATGAATTGGTGTTTGAAGTCGATGCTGCGATTGCCGATCAGCTTGCTATACAAATTCAACAGGTCATGCAAGATGTGGTGAAAATTTCCGTCCCACTGTTGGTTGAAGTGGGCAAAGGCCATAACTGGGATGAAGCTCACTAA
- a CDS encoding DUF2339 domain-containing protein → MAKAQNEIRIIWLMLLTIVTIAAWFLNVHLISYVCVLALVISVMQYVDLIQKPTQDIAVQLQQPVQANSKVPLYLASLLAIVGGIMSWHWLTAFGMSVWIFFFLRWLRRLEQQLNNLNRSLSHFEQSIQIPKAEIKPSIASTIHTADAIDSNLLPNQTNNHQQAVHPHAGLQGVAPNTQFEAPTASLDLAQQLRQWIFHGNPVLKAAISILLIGIILLLRFATEHWQLELALQLSIIAGISLAVYGLGYRLLPGNRGFGLGLEGLGQAGLFLTLFFAYYNQVIASFTLAAVLFSGIMLLSIWLSLKQNAIELALMTMLMAYIAPFTLPVRELSSLELISYYWCINLAIAVISSLRPWKILHHLAFICTLLIATSYALYRADFEKLPMLILILAHSLIFIWQGFRYSQLLAKQDLAQFKLKPVLDVAMIFGAPLLAYILIYLLYFQQAIWQATLSLGFAGLFAILYQWAKRLQSIAIIANSYLSLTLIFLSLIPPILLPEQWSVMGWAMEAVLVFIYALSRRSVVSHALAMALLSVAGLSSVYYVLQLDSLPQLILWSLSFCFAAVVVLGNSRAVFREQYSTGILIFQSVLMFFSSMLFLVLLTDQFPDAQARVPILLAALLVLAFLNEVLSKCGATWTWFMPKYLALTPINIFAIAIIGHQYVDGAVQWSSNLDHWGFSIAALLSFLMFIRPRLDFQTVREPLSFGALISLSLASIGLWPAMPEVSGILLPLLYCAWCFKHRQREGVLLIWMSKSSLLLMMAWMIASQLFAKNIFQGYWLPLLNPVDIVSLLGLAAFLWMLSLQLKTQIDRGILAILAVLSVLWLSSYILLRGLHFYLDTPYNQLALWQDAGVQLSLTLLWVSLAFVSMTLATKKKIRALWVLGASLLVIVTLKLVLLDLSHIGTLLRVCSFLGAGLIMLLIAYIAPMPEAASNAHNNQQ, encoded by the coding sequence ATGGCCAAAGCACAAAATGAGATTCGAATCATTTGGTTGATGTTACTCACCATCGTCACAATTGCTGCGTGGTTTTTGAATGTACATCTCATCAGCTATGTATGTGTTTTGGCCTTGGTGATCAGTGTGATGCAATATGTTGATTTAATTCAAAAGCCCACACAAGACATTGCTGTTCAGTTGCAACAACCCGTCCAAGCCAACTCTAAGGTCCCACTCTATCTAGCGTCATTGCTGGCTATAGTCGGTGGGATCATGAGTTGGCATTGGTTAACTGCATTTGGAATGAGTGTTTGGATTTTCTTTTTCCTGCGTTGGCTGCGACGTTTAGAACAACAGTTGAATAATCTAAATCGAAGTCTCAGCCATTTTGAACAATCGATTCAAATACCGAAAGCAGAGATTAAACCAAGTATTGCTTCTACCATTCATACTGCTGATGCCATTGATTCAAATCTATTACCGAATCAAACAAACAATCATCAACAGGCCGTACACCCTCACGCGGGGTTACAGGGTGTTGCGCCAAACACGCAGTTCGAAGCGCCTACAGCATCGCTAGATCTTGCGCAACAATTACGGCAATGGATCTTTCACGGAAACCCAGTACTCAAGGCCGCGATCAGTATTTTATTGATCGGGATTATTTTATTGCTGCGTTTTGCCACAGAGCATTGGCAGTTGGAACTGGCTTTACAGCTGAGCATTATCGCAGGCATCAGCCTAGCAGTTTATGGATTGGGTTATCGGCTATTACCTGGCAATCGTGGCTTTGGATTGGGACTTGAGGGACTGGGGCAAGCTGGATTGTTTTTAACGCTATTTTTTGCCTATTACAATCAAGTCATTGCCTCATTTACTTTGGCAGCAGTGTTATTTAGCGGCATTATGCTGCTGTCGATATGGCTGAGTTTAAAGCAGAATGCAATCGAGCTGGCTTTGATGACCATGTTGATGGCTTATATTGCGCCATTTACGTTGCCTGTGCGTGAGCTTAGTAGTCTCGAGTTAATCAGCTACTACTGGTGTATTAATCTGGCAATCGCCGTGATTAGTAGTTTACGTCCGTGGAAAATATTGCATCATCTGGCCTTTATCTGCACGTTATTGATTGCCACAAGTTATGCATTGTATCGGGCAGATTTTGAAAAATTGCCCATGCTGATATTGATTTTAGCGCATAGTCTGATCTTTATTTGGCAAGGCTTTCGCTATAGTCAACTGTTGGCCAAACAAGACTTAGCGCAATTTAAGCTCAAGCCCGTTCTCGATGTTGCCATGATTTTTGGTGCACCATTGCTGGCTTATATTCTGATTTATCTGTTGTATTTTCAGCAAGCTATTTGGCAAGCCACATTGAGTTTGGGCTTTGCTGGATTGTTCGCCATACTTTATCAATGGGCAAAACGTTTGCAGTCGATAGCGATCATTGCCAATAGTTATCTGAGTTTAACCTTAATTTTCTTGAGCTTGATTCCACCGATTTTATTGCCAGAGCAATGGAGTGTGATGGGCTGGGCGATGGAAGCGGTATTGGTCTTTATCTATGCTTTATCAAGACGTTCTGTGGTTAGCCATGCTTTGGCTATGGCATTACTGAGCGTTGCAGGGCTGTCCAGTGTTTATTATGTGCTGCAACTCGATAGTTTGCCGCAGTTAATTTTATGGAGCCTTAGTTTTTGTTTTGCTGCTGTGGTGGTTTTGGGCAATAGCCGTGCCGTATTCAGGGAACAATACAGCACGGGCATATTGATCTTTCAATCGGTGCTGATGTTTTTCTCAAGCATGCTGTTTTTAGTGTTATTGACCGATCAATTCCCAGATGCACAGGCTCGCGTACCGATCTTATTGGCAGCACTGCTGGTCTTGGCATTTTTAAATGAAGTGCTAAGCAAGTGCGGTGCGACATGGACTTGGTTTATGCCGAAATACTTGGCACTGACCCCGATTAACATTTTCGCGATTGCAATTATCGGTCATCAGTATGTGGATGGGGCTGTGCAGTGGTCATCAAATCTCGATCACTGGGGATTTAGTATTGCAGCTTTATTGTCATTTTTGATGTTTATTCGGCCGAGGTTGGACTTTCAGACAGTGCGAGAGCCCTTAAGTTTTGGGGCGTTGATTAGTTTAAGTTTAGCCAGTATTGGTTTGTGGCCAGCAATGCCAGAAGTCAGTGGTATTTTACTGCCACTCCTTTATTGTGCATGGTGTTTTAAGCATCGTCAGCGCGAAGGTGTCTTGTTGATTTGGATGTCCAAAAGCAGCTTATTGTTAATGATGGCATGGATGATTGCCTCACAGTTATTTGCCAAAAATATTTTTCAAGGCTACTGGTTACCGCTGCTCAATCCTGTCGATATTGTTTCGTTATTGGGCTTGGCTGCATTTTTGTGGATGCTGTCTTTACAGCTCAAGACTCAGATTGATCGTGGGATTCTGGCAATTTTAGCGGTGCTAAGTGTGTTGTGGCTAAGCAGTTATATTTTATTGCGTGGCTTACATTTTTATCTTGATACGCCATATAACCAATTGGCGCTTTGGCAAGATGCTGGGGTGCAGTTGAGTTTGACTTTACTTTGGGTGAGTTTGGCCTTTGTCAGTATGACCCTTGCCACCAAGAAGAAAATACGTGCCCTATGGGTTTTAGGTGCAAGCTTGTTGGTGATTGTAACTTTAAAATTGGTTTTACTCGATTTATCGCATATAGGAACCTTGCTGAGGGTGTGCTCTTTCTTGGGCGCAGGACTAATAATGTTATTAATCGCTTATATTGCACCGATGCCAGAAGCAGCGTCGAATGCCCATAATAATCAGCAATAA
- a CDS encoding YggT family protein, which produces MGANSSLIFGIIMNVAILLVFFRFLMQLAEVGAYNPVVMATVKATRIVDVFSRILPTLAKGRVNLAALTLVVVLYLMKIFGVMYLSHMMPNSAVHLLILTFVTMIQDLITFCRYLIFATIILSWVVMFTQSRSPYIEVIQELAEPLLAPFRRLLPNMGMIDLSPILAILTLFVIQRIMDAVAITLLTGL; this is translated from the coding sequence ATGGGTGCGAATTCTTCGCTAATTTTCGGCATCATCATGAACGTGGCAATTTTGCTGGTCTTCTTCCGCTTTTTAATGCAATTGGCTGAGGTTGGTGCATATAACCCAGTGGTGATGGCAACAGTAAAAGCAACACGCATCGTAGATGTATTTAGCCGAATTTTACCAACTTTAGCCAAAGGACGCGTGAATTTAGCGGCTTTGACCTTAGTGGTTGTTTTGTATTTGATGAAAATTTTTGGCGTGATGTATCTCTCTCACATGATGCCAAATAGTGCCGTACATTTACTTATTTTGACTTTTGTCACGATGATTCAGGATTTAATCACATTTTGTCGTTATTTAATTTTCGCGACGATTATTTTGAGTTGGGTGGTGATGTTTACTCAGTCACGTTCGCCTTATATTGAAGTGATTCAAGAATTAGCTGAGCCGTTATTGGCACCATTTCGCCGCTTACTTCCGAATATGGGCATGATTGATCTTTCTCCAATCTTGGCAATTTTGACCTTATTTGTGATTCAAAGAATTATGGATGCTGTTGCGATTACCCTATTAACCGGTCTATAA
- the gspE gene encoding type II secretion system ATPase GspE codes for MQTLKQLQIPYSFAKKHGILLRYDSDQVYIVRREDTAQIALQEARRYVGRPVQYQLSSESDFDQLLSSSYAGETGESQQVAAGLEDHPDLLSLADQVPETEDLMDQEDDAPIVRLINALLSEAIRVNASDIHIESFEKKLSVRLRVDGQLREIVQPRRELAPLLVSRIKVMAKLDIAEKRVPQDGRISLRLAGREVDVRVSTLPSSHGERVVMRLLDKQAGRLNMTHLGLMAEDYERMNQLVHRPHGIILVTGPTGSGKTTTLYAALSDLNDGSKNILTAEDPIEYQLEGIGQTQVNTKVDMTFARALKAMLRQDPDVVMVGEIRDLETAEIAVQASLTGHLVLSTLHTNTAIGAVTRLQDMGIEPFLLSSSLIGVVAQRLVRTLCVHCHTWHEADPFQAELFKQLSAEPVLKLPQPQGCEQCSHTGFSGRTAIYEIVPIDDQMRRFIHGNTAEYELERYARKQSSSIRDDGLRKVLKGKTTVEEVLRVTNAIEE; via the coding sequence ATGCAAACGCTCAAACAATTACAAATCCCTTATAGTTTTGCAAAAAAACATGGCATTTTACTGCGCTATGACAGTGATCAAGTATATATTGTTCGCCGTGAAGATACTGCACAAATCGCCTTGCAAGAAGCACGACGTTATGTTGGTAGACCAGTCCAGTATCAGTTAAGTAGTGAATCTGATTTTGATCAACTACTGAGTTCAAGTTATGCTGGTGAAACTGGGGAATCCCAACAAGTCGCTGCAGGCCTTGAAGATCACCCCGATTTATTGAGCTTGGCAGACCAAGTACCTGAAACTGAAGATCTAATGGATCAGGAAGATGATGCGCCAATTGTGCGATTAATCAATGCTTTGCTTTCAGAAGCTATTCGTGTCAATGCCTCCGATATTCATATTGAATCCTTTGAAAAAAAACTGTCTGTGCGTTTGCGTGTTGATGGTCAGTTGCGTGAAATCGTACAGCCGCGTCGTGAATTGGCACCATTGCTGGTATCGCGTATTAAAGTCATGGCAAAACTGGATATTGCTGAAAAACGCGTACCACAAGATGGTCGTATTTCACTGCGTTTAGCCGGACGTGAAGTGGATGTCCGTGTTTCGACTTTGCCATCCTCACACGGTGAGCGCGTGGTGATGCGTTTGCTAGACAAGCAAGCTGGCCGTTTGAACATGACCCATTTGGGCTTGATGGCCGAAGACTATGAGCGCATGAACCAACTGGTACATCGACCGCACGGAATTATTTTGGTTACAGGGCCAACAGGTTCGGGTAAAACCACCACGCTTTATGCGGCTTTGTCTGATTTAAATGATGGCTCTAAAAATATTCTGACCGCAGAAGATCCGATTGAGTATCAACTTGAGGGGATTGGGCAAACGCAGGTCAATACCAAAGTGGATATGACTTTTGCGCGCGCCTTAAAAGCCATGTTGCGCCAAGATCCTGATGTGGTGATGGTCGGGGAGATCCGTGATCTTGAAACTGCAGAAATTGCCGTTCAAGCATCATTAACAGGTCACTTGGTTTTATCGACGCTGCATACCAATACTGCGATTGGTGCAGTGACTCGTCTGCAAGATATGGGCATTGAACCATTTTTACTTTCAAGTTCGTTAATTGGTGTGGTCGCACAACGTTTGGTGCGTACCCTTTGTGTACATTGTCATACTTGGCACGAAGCGGACCCTTTTCAAGCCGAACTGTTTAAACAGCTCAGTGCTGAACCAGTATTGAAATTGCCACAGCCACAAGGCTGTGAGCAGTGTTCACATACGGGTTTTAGTGGCCGTACCGCGATTTATGAAATTGTACCCATTGATGATCAAATGCGTCGATTCATTCATGGCAACACTGCTGAATATGAGCTTGAACGTTATGCACGTAAACAATCCAGTTCGATTCGTGATGATGGTCTGCGTAAAGTGCTGAAAGGGAAGACCACGGTGGAAGAAGTGCTTAGGGTGACCAATGCGATTGAAGAGTAA
- the gigB gene encoding anti-anti-sigma factor GigB: MSTGHVEYASLDGTHIFKLIGEVRAQSCISLDKLLERIEQQKNVIGAIVDLTQTTFIDSTVLGVLAKLGLKLKQIHHIQAVMLSTNPDITTLANSMGLGQVFVILNYCGDPTVCTRALIDDNVSHNAMLSTVLDAHKTLMKLNQNNQNMFEPLVKKLEKHKDTMESVSDQQNA, encoded by the coding sequence ATGTCAACAGGTCATGTTGAATATGCAAGCTTGGATGGCACCCACATCTTTAAACTTATTGGTGAAGTGCGCGCTCAGTCTTGTATTAGTCTAGACAAACTTTTGGAAAGGATTGAACAACAAAAAAACGTCATTGGCGCAATTGTTGATTTAACCCAAACCACATTTATCGATAGCACGGTATTAGGTGTTTTAGCAAAATTAGGTCTTAAGCTTAAGCAAATCCACCACATCCAAGCCGTCATGTTATCTACAAATCCAGATATCACAACCTTAGCCAATAGTATGGGCTTAGGGCAGGTTTTTGTGATCCTTAACTATTGTGGGGATCCAACGGTCTGCACGCGTGCATTAATCGATGACAATGTTAGCCATAATGCCATGTTGTCTACGGTTTTAGATGCGCATAAAACCTTGATGAAACTCAATCAAAATAATCAGAATATGTTTGAGCCATTGGTGAAAAAACTCGAAAAACATAAAGATACAATGGAATCTGTATCTGATCAGCAAAACGCTTAA
- a CDS encoding mechanosensitive ion channel family protein, with the protein MAQTDLTQDVLNGLGRIFSSVNTSRLSELALALALCFFGFILARLISNTFIHTIGVRFNAHQQLVWRRGIFYFIFMLFVVAGLKEAGFKLSVFLGAAGILTVALGFASQTSATNLISGLFLIGEGSFEIGDTIQITLIRGHTIEGEVISIDLLSVKLLTWDNVYVRLPNEQLIRAPVHNLSKFPIRRIPITIAINFHEDIIKVREVLLEVADHYPLVLADPKPLVSVTAFGESSIELLFALWCRQENFIQAKDEMHELIRNGFVKNQIEIPVPKIGFVDRPLTPNSALAEDELDRYANQQAIKREPKL; encoded by the coding sequence ATGGCACAAACCGATCTAACCCAGGATGTCCTGAATGGTCTTGGAAGAATTTTCAGCAGTGTTAACACCAGTCGTTTAAGTGAGCTGGCACTGGCATTGGCCTTATGCTTTTTTGGCTTTATCCTCGCGCGTTTAATTTCAAATACATTTATCCATACCATTGGTGTGCGCTTCAATGCGCATCAACAATTGGTCTGGAGACGCGGGATTTTCTATTTTATCTTCATGCTGTTTGTCGTGGCGGGTTTAAAAGAAGCAGGCTTTAAGCTGAGTGTGTTCCTTGGTGCAGCAGGTATTTTGACTGTTGCCTTAGGTTTTGCCTCGCAAACTTCTGCCACCAACTTAATTAGTGGTCTGTTTTTAATCGGTGAGGGCTCTTTTGAAATTGGAGATACCATTCAAATTACCCTGATCCGTGGCCACACCATTGAAGGTGAAGTAATCTCGATTGACTTACTGTCCGTGAAACTGCTGACTTGGGACAATGTCTATGTGCGTTTACCCAATGAACAACTGATTCGCGCCCCCGTTCATAACTTATCGAAATTCCCAATCCGACGTATTCCGATCACTATTGCAATTAATTTTCACGAAGACATTATCAAAGTACGCGAAGTCTTACTCGAAGTTGCTGATCACTACCCTTTAGTTTTGGCAGACCCTAAGCCATTGGTCAGCGTTACCGCCTTTGGTGAATCTTCCATTGAATTACTGTTTGCACTCTGGTGTCGTCAAGAAAACTTCATTCAAGCAAAAGATGAAATGCATGAATTGATTCGCAATGGTTTTGTTAAAAATCAAATTGAGATCCCAGTACCTAAAATTGGTTTTGTAGATCGCCCACTCACCCCAAACAGTGCACTGGCTGAGGATGAGTTAGACCGCTATGCCAATCAGCAAGCCATCAAGCGCGAGCCCAAGCTATAA
- a CDS encoding carbon-nitrogen hydrolase family protein translates to MTLLSVAQMNSQNDIEANFNIIESLLQQSQSQGSSLVVFPENFVCFAAGKQRETAERFEEIQQRLEALAHQYQIWIIAGTLPCPFRPDGRIVSDGRVRTVSLCISPEGTEARYDKIHLFDVQVGDGVGGYQESKFFEPGSELVVAATPFGNIGMMVCYDLRFPEMALRLRHLGANILTAPAAFTYTTGQMHWQLLIQARAMDSQCQVLGAAQQGWHGEKRQTWGHAAAADSRGKLLDIVSTEGTQLITVPFDLAQQQATRLAMPLLEHRKLLSFSH, encoded by the coding sequence ATGACCTTGCTTTCTGTCGCACAAATGAATTCTCAAAATGATATTGAAGCCAATTTCAATATCATTGAGTCTTTACTCCAACAAAGCCAGTCACAAGGTTCATCTTTAGTGGTTTTTCCTGAAAATTTCGTCTGTTTTGCTGCAGGTAAGCAGCGCGAAACAGCGGAACGATTTGAAGAGATTCAACAACGCCTAGAAGCTTTAGCACATCAATACCAAATTTGGATAATTGCAGGTACCTTACCGTGTCCTTTTCGTCCAGATGGTCGCATTGTCAGCGATGGACGTGTTCGCACCGTAAGCCTTTGCATTAGTCCAGAAGGTACTGAGGCACGTTATGACAAAATCCATCTATTCGACGTACAGGTCGGTGATGGTGTCGGTGGCTATCAAGAATCTAAGTTTTTTGAACCTGGCTCTGAACTGGTTGTTGCTGCAACTCCGTTTGGCAACATCGGCATGATGGTTTGCTACGATTTACGCTTTCCTGAAATGGCATTACGTCTCAGACATTTAGGTGCCAACATCCTCACCGCACCTGCCGCATTTACCTATACAACTGGGCAAATGCATTGGCAGTTATTGATTCAAGCCAGAGCAATGGATAGCCAATGTCAGGTATTGGGGGCAGCACAACAAGGGTGGCACGGCGAAAAGCGTCAGACTTGGGGACATGCTGCAGCAGCAGATAGTCGCGGTAAACTCCTTGATATCGTCTCGACTGAAGGTACACAACTGATTACCGTTCCGTTTGACCTTGCACAGCAACAAGCCACTCGTCTAGCAATGCCTTTACTTGAGCACCGAAAACTACTTTCGTTTAGTCACTAA
- the gigA gene encoding RsbU family protein phosphatase GigA, whose amino-acid sequence MYFIQPTRSIANLDQIIDALPNLHMIRIDDIHLYDPTIIAIADVQDYLEYQWCLPTVVMAQEDEGSALSQAWELGALAGWIWSSLPSDLEHSLLKIDAQYKRNQDSRDLPSAADLQKKLLPNPIDLQNYKVETLFQPSAYLSGDWYDYWKISDKEIMFYLADVSGHGVTSSLLTSWMAAFHGRSKTPRELIKKLNGMLVQENIEKHITMIAGTLNLETHALKWSSAGHYPPAIIFEPNQAPKILNTSSFPLGLTEDLEVEEFECFLTRHARFIICSDGALEPFDGGLSEQFAQLVHHLQNQSFQAPSHVADDIAILSLRRMN is encoded by the coding sequence ATGTATTTCATTCAGCCCACACGAAGCATTGCAAATTTGGATCAAATTATTGATGCACTTCCAAATTTACACATGATTCGCATAGACGATATTCATCTATATGATCCCACGATCATTGCCATCGCTGATGTTCAGGACTATCTAGAATATCAGTGGTGCCTACCCACTGTGGTGATGGCACAAGAAGATGAAGGGAGTGCATTGTCACAAGCTTGGGAGCTTGGCGCATTAGCTGGCTGGATTTGGAGCAGTTTACCCAGTGATCTTGAACACTCATTACTGAAAATTGATGCCCAATATAAACGCAATCAAGACAGTCGTGACTTGCCCTCAGCCGCAGATCTACAAAAAAAACTTCTTCCCAATCCAATCGATCTGCAAAATTACAAAGTTGAAACCCTCTTTCAACCTTCGGCTTATTTGTCTGGTGATTGGTATGATTATTGGAAAATTAGCGATAAAGAGATTATGTTTTACCTCGCTGATGTTTCTGGCCATGGCGTAACCAGCTCATTACTTACCTCATGGATGGCAGCCTTCCATGGTCGCTCAAAAACTCCACGCGAATTGATTAAAAAACTTAATGGTATGCTCGTTCAAGAAAACATAGAAAAACATATCACCATGATTGCAGGAACCTTAAATCTAGAAACACATGCATTGAAGTGGTCAAGTGCAGGGCATTATCCTCCTGCTATTATATTTGAACCAAATCAAGCACCTAAAATATTAAACACCAGCAGTTTTCCACTTGGTCTTACCGAAGACTTAGAAGTTGAAGAGTTCGAATGCTTTCTAACACGTCATGCTCGGTTTATTATTTGTTCAGATGGTGCACTCGAACCATTTGATGGTGGTCTGAGTGAGCAATTCGCCCAATTGGTCCATCATTTGCAAAATCAATCATTTCAAGCACCGAGTCATGTTGCTGATGACATCGCGATACTCAGCCTTAGAAGAATGAATTAG